The following coding sequences are from one Verrucosispora sp. WMMD573 window:
- a CDS encoding ABC transporter permease has product MTTTTRPAEPVTAVASARRSGPAGLALRQGRLEIRQFLRSRESVVFTLGFPLIMVLIFASIFDEEIAPGVSYTQYFITGMIATGLMTVSFQNLGIWIPIERDRGVLKRYRGTPMPKWVWFAGKVIMVLVTGIVMTALLLAVSVTLFDLDLPATTTAWLTFGWVSALGVTACTLCGIAISSLARTARSGSAVVTPVALVLQFISGVFFVFTNLPTWMQQVAALFPLKWMCQGLRAVFLPESFGADEPGGSFELTRVALVLGVWCVIGLVLCLTTFRWTTRRDG; this is encoded by the coding sequence ATGACCACCACGACGAGACCGGCGGAACCGGTCACCGCCGTAGCCTCCGCCCGGCGCAGCGGCCCGGCCGGCCTCGCCCTGCGTCAGGGGCGGCTGGAGATCCGGCAGTTCCTGCGCAGCCGCGAGTCCGTCGTGTTCACGCTGGGCTTCCCCCTCATCATGGTGCTGATCTTCGCGTCGATCTTCGACGAGGAGATCGCGCCCGGGGTGAGCTACACGCAGTACTTCATCACCGGCATGATCGCGACCGGCCTGATGACTGTCAGCTTCCAGAACCTCGGCATCTGGATCCCGATCGAGCGGGACCGGGGGGTGCTCAAGCGCTATCGGGGCACGCCGATGCCGAAGTGGGTCTGGTTCGCCGGCAAAGTGATCATGGTGCTGGTGACCGGCATCGTGATGACCGCGCTGCTGCTCGCGGTCTCGGTGACACTGTTCGACCTGGATCTGCCGGCCACCACCACGGCCTGGCTGACCTTCGGGTGGGTCAGCGCCCTGGGGGTGACCGCCTGCACGCTGTGCGGCATCGCCATCTCGTCGCTGGCCCGGACCGCGCGCAGCGGGTCGGCGGTGGTCACCCCGGTCGCGCTCGTGCTCCAGTTCATCTCCGGGGTGTTCTTCGTCTTCACCAACCTGCCGACCTGGATGCAGCAGGTGGCGGCGCTGTTCCCGCTCAAGTGGATGTGCCAGGGCCTCCGGGCGGTTTTCCTGCCGGAGAGCTTCGGCGCGGACGAACCCGGCGGCTCGTTCGAGCTGACCCGGGTCGCCCTGGTGCTGGGCGTCTGGTGCGTGATCGGTCTGGTGCTCTGCCTGACCACCTTCCGCTGGACCACCCGCCGCGACGGCTGA
- a CDS encoding 3-hydroxyacyl-CoA dehydrogenase family protein: MAGRLAVVGAGLMGSGIAQVAAQAGWQVVLRDLDETATKRGLDGIRRSLAKFAEKGKLTDDEVEATLGRITPTTELEAAGDADIVIEAVFEKLEIKHEVFRALDKICKSDAVLATNTSAIPVTQIATATERPEVVVGTHFFSPVPMMKLCELVRGHKTSDATLERVKSFAEEIGKTVVVVNRDIAGFVTTRLICALAMEAVRLVEAGVISAEDLDTACRLGFGHAMGPLATVDLTGVDVLLNATRNIYTDTADEKFFPPELLQRMATAGDLGRKTGQGFYAY; encoded by the coding sequence ATGGCGGGTCGACTCGCGGTCGTCGGTGCCGGTCTGATGGGTTCGGGCATCGCCCAGGTGGCGGCGCAGGCCGGCTGGCAGGTGGTGCTGCGGGATCTGGACGAGACGGCGACGAAGCGTGGTCTGGACGGCATCCGGCGGTCGCTGGCGAAGTTCGCGGAGAAGGGCAAGCTCACCGACGACGAGGTCGAGGCGACTCTCGGGCGGATCACCCCCACCACCGAGCTGGAGGCGGCCGGCGACGCGGACATCGTCATCGAGGCGGTCTTCGAGAAGCTGGAGATCAAGCACGAGGTGTTCCGCGCGCTGGACAAGATCTGCAAGTCGGACGCGGTGCTGGCCACCAACACCTCGGCGATCCCGGTGACCCAGATCGCGACTGCCACCGAGCGCCCGGAGGTGGTCGTCGGCACCCACTTCTTCTCGCCGGTGCCGATGATGAAGCTCTGCGAGCTGGTGCGCGGCCACAAGACCAGCGACGCCACGCTGGAGCGGGTGAAGTCCTTCGCCGAGGAGATCGGCAAGACCGTCGTGGTGGTGAACCGTGACATCGCCGGCTTCGTCACCACCCGGTTGATCTGCGCCCTGGCCATGGAGGCGGTCAGGCTGGTCGAGGCGGGCGTGATCTCCGCCGAGGACCTGGACACCGCCTGCCGGCTCGGCTTCGGGCACGCGATGGGTCCGCTGGCCACGGTCGACCTGACCGGTGTCGACGTGCTGCTGAACGCGACCCGCAACATCTACACCGACACGGCCGACGAGAAGTTCTTCCCGCCGGAGCTGTTGCAGCGGATGGCCACCGCGGGCGATCTGGGCCGCAAGACCGGCCAGGGCTTCTACGCGTACTGA